The proteins below come from a single Candidatus Hydrogenedentota bacterium genomic window:
- a CDS encoding DUF5009 domain-containing protein — MDTSAPAQETSKGQTAATGRVVSVDVLRGFDMFWLIGGTGFGIAIARLFGGKAGAVLEAQFEHTKWDGFTFYDLIFPLFVFLVGMSLVFSLEKRLETGGKWSAYKRLIRRAILLYLMGLVYYGGMTNEWPNIRLLGVLQRLALCYFFAGILFIHLRPRGLVAACLFCLIGYWALLSFVPVPGTGQTSFDEHANWAWYIDKHFLPGHRHSGDYDPEGLLSTIPAVASCLLGVFAAFLLRTSALTPWRKVLLFIGGGAGLVILGSLWGLQFPVIKRIWTSSYVLVAGGYSFALLGFFYLVVDIFGFQKWAQPLIWIGANPLTIYMARNIVDFNALADRFVGGDIQRLAGEDWGYLLQTTVSLALAMLVVWFLYRKKIFLRL, encoded by the coding sequence ATGGACACCAGCGCTCCAGCTCAAGAAACCTCAAAGGGCCAAACGGCCGCCACCGGGCGCGTCGTATCGGTCGACGTGTTACGCGGATTTGACATGTTCTGGCTCATCGGCGGGACGGGTTTCGGAATCGCAATTGCGCGCCTGTTTGGGGGAAAGGCGGGCGCGGTTCTGGAAGCCCAGTTCGAGCACACAAAGTGGGACGGATTCACGTTCTACGACCTGATCTTCCCGCTGTTCGTCTTCCTGGTTGGCATGTCGCTGGTGTTTTCCCTCGAGAAACGCCTCGAGACCGGCGGCAAATGGTCGGCCTACAAGCGCCTTATCCGGCGGGCGATCCTGCTCTATCTCATGGGTCTCGTGTATTACGGCGGAATGACAAACGAATGGCCGAACATCCGGCTGCTGGGAGTGCTCCAACGGCTGGCCTTGTGCTACTTTTTCGCCGGGATTCTGTTTATTCATCTGCGTCCGCGCGGATTGGTGGCGGCCTGCCTCTTCTGCCTGATCGGGTACTGGGCGCTCTTGTCGTTCGTGCCCGTGCCCGGCACCGGCCAGACCTCGTTCGATGAACACGCAAACTGGGCGTGGTACATCGACAAGCACTTCCTGCCCGGCCACAGACACTCCGGCGACTACGATCCCGAAGGGCTTCTCAGCACCATCCCGGCCGTGGCTAGCTGTCTGCTGGGCGTCTTCGCGGCGTTCCTGCTGCGCACCAGCGCCCTGACGCCGTGGCGCAAAGTCCTCCTGTTCATCGGCGGCGGAGCAGGTTTGGTCATTCTGGGGAGCCTGTGGGGGCTCCAGTTCCCGGTCATCAAGCGGATATGGACCTCGTCCTACGTCCTTGTGGCAGGAGGGTACAGTTTCGCGCTGTTAGGTTTCTTCTATCTCGTGGTGGACATCTTCGGATTCCAGAAATGGGCGCAGCCGCTCATCTGGATCGGGGCGAACCCGCTGACTATCTATATGGCCAGGAACATCGTCGACTTCAACGCGCTGGCCGACCGCTTCGTTGGCGGTGATATCCAGAGACTGGCTGGCGAAGACTGGGGCTATCTGCTCCAGACAACCGTGTCGCTGGCGCTTGCCATGCTGGTCGTGTGGTTCCTGTACCGGAAGAAGATATTCCTGCGGCTGTAA
- a CDS encoding malectin domain-containing carbohydrate-binding protein, which produces MMCSRRVRFAGTVLLVALFLAGDAVAASRMDRYYAYPAQEDAHGVIAPWYAAQNGQWDFRVRIAAETLKRYPWTEPSRAVAAAPEFVFSGAWNIAPDGTISIPPIDDWATGDLGQRAAYVISGLVDYYRYSGDPAAIALFSVTIDTLLDHCLTGAEHPWPEFLISVPVKGKPYGKCDANGMIQLDITAEVGIALVRAYQVTGNARWWETAKHWADLFAEHCAPAADRAPWLRYANPESAPWPQETQMTGGVVFVLAFLDEVIRLGYVGGGESVVAARDAGLAYLRDVLLPDWTVNDVWGRNYWDWPNPVQAENVTEFAVRYFMEHPGVFPNWRNDARNVMSLFLNHSCVSPDSNGDTFSGAWAYPEGCGCCGRSLWYGPMEFATVYAQYGALAGSAWGREMARRQQLLATYDCRETGVVEDNIDGGAIVAGAWFKIAHPMALKHVLGTMAWMPETLGAARENHIMRTSSVVRSVVYGKGEVSYETFDAPANTVDVVRLAFEPGDVTANGEALSRRAVLDANGYTSTRLPSGDAVVSIRHDGSTRIRLAGADPQEMTDDAALAYTGEWASVSDAASFQGGYRTAATAGAEAAWTFSGNQVRVMGGAGPNGGLADVYLDDVKQLAGIDCWNPAERQQQVLYYKNGLEPGEHRIGIVARGARNPVSGGSAVYIDAIQWSGAVPDAATPETVYGSGSGPAGAQRMICGYTGRAGHVDSLGQTWLPATEVVARLGNMADSVAGTWLTTPQADVIRGTPDPELYRYGIRAAEFWVNVTVGPGVYHVRLKFAQTVQENPKEQAVTVRINGLEVVSAMDVAATAGGLAKAVDLVFNDIQPQHGVIEIRFSNPFGLRAAVQAIEIGPGPGGEGAAPVSVAADAAGPAGNLLLNPGFEYGVPELRAKEGGTSKRFAWTCEGVGPSESYVYPESVYIKHPALGLPDPRSGQEALRTHSSGNGRTRVYQDVGAQPNTPYAAAVWAKTVDLAGQGFGANPGDLVRLIVAELAADGRVLAEHSSPGIAKAAPYQRLEAGFTTSADTAGLRFVLDTAIGCTFEQGHAVFDDCMLARTGGI; this is translated from the coding sequence ATGATGTGCTCCAGGCGCGTACGGTTCGCGGGGACTGTTCTGCTGGTCGCGCTTTTCCTCGCGGGTGATGCTGTTGCGGCCTCTCGAATGGACAGGTACTACGCCTACCCCGCGCAGGAAGACGCCCATGGCGTGATCGCGCCCTGGTATGCCGCGCAGAACGGTCAGTGGGACTTCCGGGTCCGGATCGCCGCAGAAACGCTGAAGCGATACCCGTGGACGGAGCCTTCCCGCGCCGTGGCCGCAGCGCCGGAATTCGTCTTCAGCGGTGCGTGGAATATCGCGCCCGACGGAACCATTTCGATTCCACCCATTGACGATTGGGCCACCGGCGATCTCGGCCAGCGCGCCGCGTACGTAATCTCGGGGCTCGTCGATTACTACCGGTATTCGGGCGACCCGGCCGCGATCGCGTTGTTTTCGGTCACCATCGACACGTTGTTGGACCATTGCCTCACCGGGGCCGAGCATCCGTGGCCGGAGTTCCTCATCAGCGTGCCTGTCAAGGGAAAGCCGTACGGCAAGTGCGACGCCAATGGCATGATTCAGCTCGACATCACCGCCGAGGTTGGTATTGCGCTTGTGAGAGCCTATCAGGTGACCGGCAACGCGCGCTGGTGGGAAACAGCCAAGCACTGGGCCGATTTGTTCGCCGAGCATTGCGCCCCGGCCGCTGACCGCGCGCCGTGGCTTCGTTATGCCAACCCTGAATCCGCGCCTTGGCCGCAGGAGACTCAGATGACAGGGGGCGTGGTGTTTGTTCTGGCGTTTCTTGATGAAGTCATTCGGCTCGGGTACGTGGGCGGCGGAGAAAGCGTCGTTGCGGCCCGCGACGCGGGCCTCGCGTACCTGCGCGATGTGCTGTTGCCTGACTGGACCGTGAACGACGTGTGGGGACGCAACTACTGGGACTGGCCCAACCCCGTGCAGGCGGAAAACGTCACGGAATTCGCCGTGCGCTATTTCATGGAACACCCCGGCGTATTTCCCAACTGGCGCAACGATGCGCGCAATGTCATGAGCCTGTTCCTCAATCATTCGTGCGTGTCTCCGGACTCGAACGGCGACACGTTCAGCGGCGCGTGGGCGTATCCGGAAGGTTGTGGGTGTTGCGGCCGTTCGCTGTGGTACGGTCCTATGGAATTCGCCACGGTGTACGCGCAGTACGGCGCGCTCGCCGGGAGCGCGTGGGGACGCGAGATGGCGAGGCGGCAGCAGCTCCTGGCCACCTACGATTGCCGCGAGACCGGCGTGGTCGAAGACAACATTGACGGCGGCGCCATCGTGGCGGGGGCCTGGTTCAAGATTGCGCATCCGATGGCCTTGAAACATGTCCTTGGCACGATGGCCTGGATGCCGGAGACGCTGGGGGCGGCGCGCGAGAATCACATCATGCGCACCTCGTCCGTGGTGCGTTCCGTCGTCTACGGCAAAGGGGAGGTCAGCTACGAGACGTTCGACGCGCCCGCGAACACGGTCGACGTGGTCCGCCTGGCATTCGAGCCCGGGGACGTGACGGCAAACGGCGAAGCGCTGTCGAGACGCGCCGTTCTTGACGCCAACGGATACACGAGTACCCGGCTGCCGTCGGGCGACGCCGTCGTGTCCATCCGGCACGATGGTTCGACGCGCATACGCCTCGCCGGCGCCGATCCGCAAGAAATGACGGACGACGCGGCGCTGGCCTATACGGGCGAATGGGCCAGCGTCAGCGATGCGGCCAGTTTTCAAGGCGGTTACCGGACCGCGGCAACAGCCGGCGCGGAAGCCGCGTGGACGTTCTCGGGCAATCAGGTGCGCGTTATGGGCGGCGCAGGACCCAATGGCGGCCTTGCTGACGTGTACCTCGACGATGTGAAACAACTGGCGGGCATCGACTGCTGGAACCCCGCTGAGAGGCAGCAGCAGGTCTTGTATTACAAGAACGGCCTTGAACCCGGGGAACACAGAATCGGAATCGTCGCCCGCGGCGCCCGCAATCCCGTATCCGGCGGAAGCGCCGTGTATATTGACGCCATCCAGTGGTCGGGGGCAGTTCCTGACGCCGCGACCCCCGAGACGGTATACGGTTCCGGGAGCGGTCCGGCAGGCGCCCAACGCATGATTTGCGGATACACCGGCCGGGCGGGACACGTGGACAGCCTCGGTCAGACGTGGCTGCCCGCCACGGAGGTCGTTGCCCGGCTCGGCAACATGGCCGATTCCGTAGCTGGCACTTGGCTGACCACGCCTCAAGCGGATGTCATCCGGGGAACACCCGACCCCGAGTTGTACCGGTACGGAATCCGCGCCGCCGAGTTCTGGGTAAATGTGACCGTTGGGCCGGGCGTCTACCACGTCCGCCTCAAGTTCGCGCAGACGGTTCAGGAGAATCCCAAGGAGCAAGCCGTCACCGTGCGTATTAACGGGCTGGAAGTTGTCTCGGCGATGGATGTGGCAGCTACGGCAGGCGGACTCGCGAAGGCGGTAGACCTTGTCTTCAACGACATTCAGCCGCAGCACGGGGTCATCGAAATCCGGTTCTCGAACCCCTTTGGGCTTCGCGCGGCGGTGCAGGCTATTGAGATTGGGCCTGGTCCGGGCGGAGAGGGGGCTGCGCCCGTATCGGTAGCGGCCGACGCGGCTGGCCCGGCGGGCAACCTGTTGCTCAATCCCGGTTTCGAGTACGGCGTGCCCGAGCTACGCGCCAAAGAGGGCGGAACATCTAAACGGTTCGCCTGGACCTGCGAGGGGGTCGGCCCCAGCGAAAGCTACGTCTACCCCGAATCCGTGTACATAAAACATCCCGCGCTGGGCTTGCCCGACCCGCGTTCGGGGCAGGAAGCGTTGCGGACGCACAGTTCCGGCAACGGCCGCACGCGCGTGTACCAGGACGTCGGCGCGCAGCCCAACACGCCCTATGCCGCGGCCGTGTGGGCCAAGACCGTGGACTTGGCGGGACAAGGGTTTGGGGCGAACCCCGGCGACTTGGTGCGTCTTATCGTCGCCGAACTCGCCGCCGATGGCCGTGTCCTCGCCGAACATTCGAGCCCCGGCATCGCCAAGGCCGCGCCCTACCAGCGCCTCGAGGCGGGGTTTACCACGTCGGCCGATACGGCCGGCTTGCGATTCGTGCTCGATACCGCTATCGGGTGTACGTTTGAACAAGGGCACGCCGTCTTTGACGATTGTATGCTCGCGCGAACCGGCGGCATTTAA
- a CDS encoding DUF2950 domain-containing protein, with protein sequence MRHNLSKPVLLVLVFAACAALAQEQPPNQRVFESPDAAANAFVAACEANDTKELIAIFGPLFAAETGRVDESEQRANRAKIAELAKQIQRLEERSDSQRVLLLGRELWPLPMPIVPAGPGWRFDTAAGFDELLRRRVGRNELTAIDVCHEFVKAQREYARADRDGDGTVEFAGKILSTPGTRDGLYWEVAPGSGEALSPFGPHLAAADASVRAGETNGFMGYRFRVLTSQGKHAPGGKSSYMRGDDMTHGFALIAWPMDYGHSGVMTFMVNHLGAVYEKDLGPKTAPAAARIRRFDPDPSWKFVTQSE encoded by the coding sequence ATGAGACACAACCTGAGCAAACCGGTGTTACTTGTTCTTGTTTTCGCCGCGTGTGCGGCCCTGGCGCAGGAACAGCCGCCCAACCAGCGAGTATTCGAATCGCCGGATGCCGCGGCCAACGCGTTCGTGGCGGCCTGCGAAGCAAACGATACGAAAGAACTCATCGCGATCTTCGGCCCGCTGTTTGCGGCCGAGACCGGGCGAGTCGATGAGTCCGAACAGCGCGCGAACCGGGCTAAGATCGCGGAATTGGCAAAACAGATCCAGCGGCTCGAGGAACGCTCCGATTCGCAGCGTGTTCTGCTGCTGGGTAGAGAGCTTTGGCCGCTCCCGATGCCGATCGTCCCGGCGGGCCCCGGCTGGCGATTCGATACGGCAGCGGGTTTCGACGAACTGCTCCGGCGGCGCGTGGGACGCAACGAACTCACGGCCATCGACGTCTGCCACGAGTTCGTCAAGGCGCAGCGCGAGTATGCCCGGGCAGACCGTGACGGAGACGGCACGGTCGAATTCGCGGGGAAGATACTGAGCACCCCGGGCACACGCGACGGGCTGTATTGGGAGGTGGCCCCCGGCTCGGGAGAGGCGCTGAGTCCGTTCGGGCCACATCTTGCCGCAGCGGATGCGTCCGTACGGGCAGGAGAAACAAATGGCTTCATGGGATACCGTTTCCGGGTGCTCACGAGCCAAGGAAAACACGCGCCGGGCGGCAAGTCTTCCTATATGCGGGGAGACGATATGACCCACGGTTTCGCGCTGATTGCGTGGCCGATGGACTATGGCCACTCCGGGGTCATGACGTTCATGGTCAATCACCTGGGCGCGGTCTACGAGAAAGACCTCGGTCCGAAGACGGCGCCGGCTGCGGCACGGATTAGACGCTTTGACCCGGACCCCTCCTGGAAGTTCGTGACACAATCGGAGTAG
- a CDS encoding DUF3300 domain-containing protein, whose protein sequence is MRLREVRLPVLYAVWLLGVLIAPGAIAQSEQAAILGDEELQTLVGPIALYPDSILAHVLPASTAPIDVVEAARYLREHDGKVEEVPDVPWLPSVRALLRFPEVLYTMDEEISWTRDLGAAVVAQQTDVMEAIQHVRKLAEECGLLDTNEKQVVQVEQEVIKIVPADPEVIYVPVYDPQVIYVEEDYDDEAAAALVGFGVGVLVGVAFADDYCDWYEHTIFHYGYYGWADVDIHIDNAYVWRPGPGGVYDPRGFYDPRGALDPRGPLDPRGPVDPRGPLDPRGPYDPRGVADTRGLADTRGVADTRGLADTRGVADTRGLADTRGV, encoded by the coding sequence ATGAGATTACGTGAAGTGAGATTGCCAGTCTTATATGCCGTGTGGCTGCTGGGCGTTTTGATAGCGCCCGGCGCGATTGCCCAGAGCGAGCAGGCAGCCATTCTGGGCGACGAAGAACTCCAAACCCTGGTGGGTCCCATTGCGCTTTACCCTGATTCAATCTTGGCGCACGTTCTTCCTGCATCGACCGCTCCCATCGACGTGGTGGAAGCCGCGCGCTACCTGCGCGAGCACGACGGGAAGGTCGAAGAAGTTCCGGATGTCCCGTGGCTGCCAAGTGTCCGGGCGCTGCTGAGGTTTCCTGAGGTGCTTTACACGATGGACGAGGAGATCTCATGGACCCGGGACTTAGGCGCGGCGGTTGTTGCACAGCAGACTGATGTCATGGAAGCAATACAGCATGTGCGCAAACTGGCCGAAGAGTGCGGCTTGCTCGATACCAACGAAAAACAGGTTGTGCAAGTCGAGCAGGAAGTCATCAAGATCGTGCCGGCGGACCCGGAAGTCATTTATGTGCCCGTATACGACCCTCAAGTTATTTACGTTGAGGAGGACTATGATGACGAGGCAGCTGCGGCGCTTGTCGGGTTCGGCGTGGGTGTATTGGTGGGGGTGGCGTTTGCGGACGACTATTGCGATTGGTATGAACACACCATTTTCCACTATGGCTACTATGGCTGGGCCGACGTCGATATCCATATAGACAATGCGTATGTCTGGCGGCCGGGGCCAGGGGGTGTATACGATCCCCGAGGATTCTACGATCCCAGGGGCGCTCTCGATCCGCGCGGACCCCTAGACCCGCGCGGCCCCGTGGATCCCCGGGGTCCCCTGGACCCCCGTGGCCCCTATGACCCGCGTGGCGTCGCCGATACCCGCGGCCTGGCGGATACCCGTGGCGTCGCCGATACCCGTGGCCTGGCGGACACCCGCGGCGTCGCCGATACCCGTGGCTTGGCGGACACCCGCGGCGT
- a CDS encoding glycoside hydrolase family 2 TIM barrel-domain containing protein: MCNMFLWLASSALALTALPVEPGSVPESPTPFSLSLDGMWRFFPAFEEIETNHAFLQEGPGNPPAAEKTNEDKHYGWMNPAFDDSLWWDIEVPGSWNTQFEDLWSYEGQGWYRRRVFIPREWADRYVEFVSDGANYRTALYVNGTKAGAHEGGYTQFSFPVHELLRFGEENVFAVSVDNKSLIERVPMERHDWWHHGGLYRPVRLVVRERTHIRAVTIATDALAEPALVRARIEIAQGAQPGAALYAVARLNDAGRTEAASARIELPAEPSPAEITLPVPDARRWSPDEPYLYGLTIELREAKGDRCHDTWQSPVGIRTVTVTADHLMLNGKPILIKGVNRYENYPGSGMTTVGMGLERDLALIKELGANAVRCHYPYSKDTYDALDQWGFLAVCEVPLYQWGRIGHSTKNLDAAKAQLEEMILTLGNHPSIILWSVSNENRIHPREKGKEYEQISRMVAKGNLQLVDLAHELDPTRPVIEPSNEWPKDVVLDKTDLNSVNVYLGVDPPDVRGLSAAPERIRSSFAELRERHPGKPILVTEFGSWALRGLMTSYFPGEPFQAELLKTEWETFTKEPGFAGAFIWCFADSDVHRKYTRIYEMRCAYGLFDLHRRPKAGAQTVKAMWSAADSPQQDAGSR; encoded by the coding sequence ATGTGCAATATGTTCCTGTGGCTTGCTTCAAGTGCTCTGGCATTGACCGCGCTGCCCGTGGAACCCGGTTCCGTTCCGGAGTCCCCCACTCCCTTCTCCCTCAGCCTGGACGGAATGTGGCGTTTCTTCCCCGCGTTCGAGGAAATTGAAACGAATCATGCGTTTCTTCAGGAAGGGCCAGGGAATCCCCCGGCTGCCGAAAAGACCAACGAAGACAAGCATTATGGCTGGATGAACCCTGCTTTCGACGATTCCCTGTGGTGGGATATCGAGGTTCCCGGGAGTTGGAATACGCAGTTCGAAGACCTTTGGAGCTACGAAGGCCAGGGCTGGTATCGCCGGAGAGTATTCATCCCCCGGGAATGGGCGGACCGGTATGTGGAGTTTGTCTCCGATGGCGCCAACTACCGCACCGCACTCTACGTCAACGGGACCAAGGCAGGCGCGCACGAAGGCGGGTACACGCAGTTCAGCTTCCCCGTCCACGAACTCCTCCGCTTCGGCGAGGAGAACGTGTTTGCGGTCTCTGTAGACAACAAGTCACTCATCGAGCGCGTTCCGATGGAACGCCACGATTGGTGGCACCACGGCGGACTGTACCGTCCCGTGCGGCTGGTTGTGCGGGAACGCACCCACATCCGGGCCGTGACCATCGCCACGGACGCCCTTGCTGAGCCCGCCCTCGTGCGCGCGCGCATCGAGATAGCGCAAGGCGCGCAGCCCGGAGCCGCCCTGTATGCCGTCGCCCGATTGAACGACGCCGGACGGACGGAAGCCGCATCCGCACGCATCGAACTCCCCGCGGAGCCATCACCGGCGGAGATTACCCTGCCCGTGCCGGACGCTCGACGCTGGTCGCCGGACGAACCCTATCTCTACGGCCTGACCATCGAGCTGAGAGAAGCCAAGGGAGACCGCTGCCACGACACCTGGCAGTCCCCGGTGGGTATCCGAACCGTCACGGTGACCGCCGACCACCTCATGCTCAATGGAAAGCCTATCCTCATAAAGGGAGTCAATCGCTACGAGAACTACCCCGGTTCCGGGATGACCACCGTAGGTATGGGGCTCGAACGAGACCTCGCCCTCATAAAGGAACTGGGAGCTAACGCGGTTCGCTGCCACTACCCTTATTCGAAGGACACCTACGACGCCCTGGACCAGTGGGGCTTTCTTGCCGTGTGCGAAGTGCCTCTTTACCAATGGGGCCGGATCGGGCATTCCACCAAGAACCTCGATGCCGCAAAGGCCCAGCTCGAAGAAATGATTCTCACGCTCGGCAATCATCCCAGCATCATCCTGTGGAGCGTCAGCAACGAGAACCGCATCCATCCCCGCGAAAAGGGCAAAGAATACGAGCAAATATCAAGAATGGTGGCCAAGGGAAATCTTCAATTGGTCGACCTTGCGCATGAGCTGGATCCAACGCGCCCCGTCATCGAACCGAGTAACGAGTGGCCCAAAGACGTGGTGCTGGACAAGACCGACCTCAACTCCGTCAATGTCTATCTCGGCGTAGACCCCCCGGATGTCAGGGGACTCTCGGCCGCCCCCGAGCGCATTCGCTCCAGCTTCGCCGAACTGCGCGAACGGCATCCCGGCAAGCCCATCCTGGTCACGGAGTTCGGGTCATGGGCACTGCGGGGCCTCATGACGTCTTACTTCCCGGGCGAGCCATTTCAGGCCGAACTCCTCAAGACGGAATGGGAAACCTTCACGAAGGAACCCGGGTTCGCGGGAGCGTTCATTTGGTGCTTTGCCGATTCTGACGTTCACCGGAAATATACGCGGATCTACGAAATGCGCTGCGCCTATGGCCTGTTTGACCTTCACCGCCGCCCCAAGGCAGGCGCCCAGACCGTAAAGGCCATGTGGTCCGCCGCCGATTCCCCGCAACAGGACGCCGGGAGCAGGTAA
- a CDS encoding nitroreductase family protein, whose translation MDAAKAIIAFHEATKHFPDRFARSLGYMDWANQPYPFRRFEGAPVHPLPLLTADPTPLYDALFSRHIPVQTLTRDTLAALFEHSLALSAWKEHQGERWPLRCNPSSGNLHPTEGYAVLGPVEGIHDAPAVYHYAPREHLLERRADLMPECWNALTAPLPDGAFLAGLSSIHWRESWKYGERAFRYCQHDVGHAFAALAVSAAALGWQMRWLDTPADSETAALLGLLRAADFQPEEPEYPALLAVVWAGKSPETAPAAGVSREAFEMAAASGWHGKANRLSPGHVPWAAINNAARASAKPRTVAPTQHLPAIQAPLAPKTDVSARTVILRRRSAAAMDGQTALPRETFHRILARIMPDRTGPVWNAFGAVPQVDLVFFVHRVTALAPGMYCLVRNPAHDAALRAAMRKTLIWRKPEGCPDELPFYLLEVGDCRQLAGQLSCGQDIASDGVFAVAMLAAFEEPLRAAGPWYYRVLFWETGMIGQLLYLEAEAAGVRG comes from the coding sequence ATGGATGCCGCGAAGGCCATTATTGCGTTTCATGAGGCGACGAAGCACTTCCCTGACCGCTTCGCGCGGTCTCTGGGTTACATGGACTGGGCCAACCAGCCCTATCCTTTCCGCCGGTTCGAAGGCGCCCCGGTTCATCCCCTGCCGCTGCTGACCGCCGATCCCACGCCGCTGTACGACGCCCTGTTCTCGCGCCATATCCCGGTGCAGACCCTTACCCGCGACACTCTCGCCGCGTTGTTCGAGCATTCGCTCGCGTTGTCGGCATGGAAAGAACATCAAGGCGAGCGCTGGCCCTTGCGCTGCAATCCCTCGAGCGGCAACCTCCATCCGACCGAAGGCTACGCGGTGCTCGGACCCGTCGAGGGCATTCACGATGCCCCGGCGGTCTACCACTACGCGCCGAGGGAACACCTCCTCGAGCGCCGCGCCGACCTCATGCCGGAATGTTGGAACGCCTTGACCGCGCCGCTGCCCGACGGGGCGTTCCTGGCCGGACTGTCCTCGATACATTGGCGGGAATCGTGGAAATACGGCGAACGGGCTTTTCGGTATTGCCAGCACGACGTGGGCCATGCATTCGCGGCGCTGGCCGTTTCCGCGGCCGCCCTGGGATGGCAAATGCGTTGGCTTGACACGCCCGCCGACTCCGAAACCGCCGCGCTGCTTGGCCTGTTGCGCGCAGCCGATTTTCAGCCCGAAGAACCCGAATACCCTGCCCTGCTGGCCGTTGTCTGGGCGGGGAAATCGCCCGAGACCGCCCCGGCGGCCGGCGTCTCGCGCGAGGCGTTCGAGATGGCAGCCGCATCCGGGTGGCACGGGAAAGCCAACCGGTTGAGCCCCGGCCATGTGCCGTGGGCGGCCATCAACAACGCTGCGAGGGCCTCCGCCAAGCCCCGTACCGTGGCCCCAACGCAACACCTACCGGCCATACAGGCGCCGTTGGCGCCCAAGACGGACGTTTCCGCGCGGACCGTCATCCTGCGCCGCCGGAGCGCCGCGGCCATGGACGGTCAGACCGCGCTCCCTCGCGAAACATTCCACCGTATCCTCGCGCGCATCATGCCCGACCGCACCGGGCCTGTATGGAACGCCTTTGGCGCAGTTCCACAGGTTGATCTGGTGTTTTTCGTGCACCGGGTGACGGCTCTGGCCCCAGGAATGTACTGCCTGGTGCGCAACCCCGCTCACGATGCGGCATTGCGGGCGGCCATGCGGAAAACGCTTATTTGGCGGAAACCGGAGGGTTGTCCCGACGAACTGCCTTTCTACCTGCTCGAGGTCGGCGACTGCCGGCAGCTGGCCGGGCAATTGAGCTGCGGGCAGGACATCGCGTCTGACGGGGTGTTCGCTGTTGCCATGCTTGCGGCGTTCGAAGAACCGCTTCGGGCTGCCGGGCCGTGGTACTACCGGGTGCTATTCTGGGAAACGGGCATGATCG